The following are encoded together in the Pseudomonas xantholysinigenes genome:
- the dnaX gene encoding DNA polymerase III subunit gamma/tau: MSYQVLARKWRPRSFREMVGQTHVLKALINALDNQRLHHAYLFTGTRGVGKTTIARIIAKCLNCETGITSTPCGTCSVCREIDEGRFVDLIEIDAASRTKVEDTRELLDNVQYAPSRGRFKVYLIDEVHMLSTHSFNALLKTLEEPPPYVKFILATTDPQKLPATILSRCLQFSLKNMSPERVVEHLTHVLGAENVPFEEDALWLLGRAADGSMRDAMSLTDQAIAFGEGRVLAADVRAMLGTLDHGQVYGVLQALLEGDARALLEAVRDLAEQGPDWSGVLSEMLNVLHRVAIAQALPEAVDNGQGDRDRVLALAQALPAEDVQFYYQMGLIGRRDLPLAPDPRGGFEMVLLRMLAFRPADADDAPKPILKPVGISQATADPATPVVATAAVVAPPVEPIVAPAPPQLAEPAPAPVVQAPVPAEPTAPEPPEPVAVEEVVDLPWEEPVAAPAPVAVEPQPEPNPPAPPPVAEPSSFQPDDEVPPFDPSAYSPAGMERDDEPPSDEDYYSPDSDPAGFSYLDELAEHVQEEVPAKVPEPLPAAQPATGLALQWLELFPQLPVSGMTGNIAANCTLIAAEGDAWLLHLDPGQGALFNATQQRRLNDALNQLLGRSINLNIELIRPEQETPAQAAARKRADRQRDAEVSIEQDPLIQQMIRQFGATVRQDTIEPVDALVSQGQ, encoded by the coding sequence ATGAGTTATCAGGTTCTTGCACGTAAATGGCGTCCGCGCTCGTTCCGCGAAATGGTCGGCCAGACCCATGTGCTCAAGGCTTTGATCAACGCCCTGGACAACCAGCGCCTGCACCACGCCTACCTGTTCACCGGTACCCGCGGCGTGGGCAAGACCACCATCGCGCGGATCATTGCCAAGTGCCTGAACTGCGAGACCGGCATCACTTCGACGCCGTGCGGCACCTGCTCGGTGTGCCGGGAGATCGACGAGGGGCGTTTCGTCGACCTGATCGAGATCGACGCCGCCAGTCGCACCAAGGTCGAGGACACCCGCGAACTGCTCGACAACGTGCAGTACGCCCCAAGCCGCGGGCGCTTCAAGGTCTACCTGATCGACGAAGTGCACATGCTGTCCACCCACTCGTTCAACGCCCTGTTGAAGACGCTGGAAGAGCCGCCGCCCTACGTCAAGTTCATCCTCGCCACCACCGACCCGCAGAAACTGCCGGCGACCATTCTGTCGCGCTGCCTGCAGTTCTCGCTGAAGAACATGAGCCCGGAGCGTGTGGTCGAGCACCTGACCCATGTACTGGGCGCCGAGAACGTGCCGTTCGAGGAGGACGCCCTGTGGCTGCTGGGCCGTGCCGCCGATGGCTCGATGCGCGACGCCATGAGCCTGACCGACCAGGCCATTGCCTTTGGCGAGGGCCGGGTGCTGGCGGCCGATGTGCGGGCAATGCTCGGCACCCTCGACCACGGCCAGGTGTATGGCGTGCTCCAGGCACTGCTCGAGGGTGATGCCCGGGCGTTGCTGGAGGCGGTGCGTGACTTGGCCGAGCAAGGTCCGGACTGGAGTGGCGTGCTTTCGGAAATGCTCAATGTGCTGCACCGGGTGGCGATCGCCCAGGCGCTGCCGGAGGCGGTCGACAATGGCCAGGGCGACCGCGACCGAGTGCTGGCGCTGGCCCAGGCCTTGCCGGCCGAGGATGTGCAGTTCTACTACCAGATGGGCCTGATTGGTCGGCGCGACTTGCCGCTGGCGCCGGACCCGCGTGGTGGCTTCGAAATGGTCCTGCTGCGGATGCTGGCGTTCCGCCCGGCCGATGCCGACGATGCGCCGAAGCCGATACTAAAGCCAGTGGGGATCAGCCAGGCCACAGCTGATCCAGCCACACCGGTGGTCGCGACAGCCGCTGTCGTTGCGCCGCCTGTGGAGCCCATTGTCGCGCCCGCGCCGCCCCAGCTTGCCGAACCGGCTCCCGCGCCAGTGGTGCAGGCACCCGTGCCGGCTGAGCCAACGGCGCCTGAGCCGCCTGAGCCAGTGGCGGTCGAGGAAGTCGTCGACTTGCCGTGGGAAGAGCCTGTCGCCGCGCCTGCGCCCGTTGCCGTTGAGCCGCAGCCCGAGCCTAATCCGCCAGCGCCGCCACCAGTCGCCGAGCCGTCCAGCTTCCAGCCGGATGATGAGGTGCCGCCGTTCGACCCGTCCGCCTATAGCCCGGCAGGCATGGAGCGTGACGATGAGCCGCCGAGTGACGAGGACTATTACTCCCCGGACAGCGATCCGGCCGGTTTCAGCTACCTGGATGAACTCGCCGAGCACGTTCAGGAAGAAGTGCCCGCCAAGGTTCCCGAGCCCTTGCCCGCCGCCCAACCGGCGACCGGCTTGGCCTTGCAATGGCTGGAATTATTCCCACAGTTGCCTGTCTCGGGTATGACAGGCAACATCGCCGCCAACTGCACCCTGATCGCCGCCGAGGGCGACGCCTGGCTGCTGCATCTGGACCCGGGGCAGGGCGCGCTGTTCAACGCCACCCAGCAACGGCGCCTGAACGACGCACTCAACCAACTGCTGGGGCGTAGCATCAACCTGAACATCGAGTTGATCCGCCCCGAGCAGGAAACCCCGGCCCAGGCCGCCGCGCGCAAGCGTGCCGACCGCCAGCGCGACGCGGAAGTGTCGATCGAGCAGGATCCGCTCATCCAGCAGATGATCCGGCAGTTCGGTGCTACGGTGCGACAGGATACTATTGAGCCGGTGGACGCCCTGGTCAGCCAGGGGCAATGA
- a CDS encoding substrate-binding periplasmic protein — translation MRRVLAILLLWTTHSLAEQPVLRFSIAESWSMPLMRTEQDQPVEGILFELMHAIARETNTRPQYHLMARLRLQQAMRDGEIDVRCYVSTHWLTEPSGNYRWSIPLIEQRDLLIGRSGEYGTASADQLPAQAIGTVLGYTYPTLEALFAQGRLLREDSRNQSLVLHKLQAGRYQYAVSNQLSLQWFNRSLPPEQHLHVLAVLEEQALGCMVRDAPELPTQAVLEAIARIKQSGEMQRIIEHYGDIRQQAAPPSVAERPAHITPGQKSH, via the coding sequence GTGCGCCGAGTCCTGGCCATCCTGCTGTTATGGACGACCCACAGCCTGGCCGAGCAGCCTGTGCTGCGTTTTTCCATCGCTGAAAGCTGGAGCATGCCGTTGATGCGCACCGAGCAGGACCAGCCGGTGGAAGGCATTCTTTTTGAGCTGATGCACGCCATCGCCCGGGAAACCAACACCCGCCCGCAGTACCACCTGATGGCTCGCCTGCGCCTGCAACAGGCCATGCGCGACGGCGAAATCGACGTGCGCTGTTATGTGTCCACGCATTGGCTCACCGAGCCGTCCGGGAATTATCGCTGGAGCATCCCGCTCATCGAGCAGCGCGACCTGCTGATCGGTCGCAGCGGCGAATACGGCACTGCCAGCGCCGACCAACTGCCTGCACAGGCCATCGGCACCGTACTAGGCTACACCTACCCCACGCTCGAAGCTCTGTTCGCCCAGGGCCGCTTGCTGCGCGAGGACAGCCGCAACCAATCTCTGGTGCTGCACAAGCTACAGGCCGGGCGCTACCAATATGCCGTCAGCAACCAGCTATCGCTGCAATGGTTCAATCGCAGCCTGCCTCCCGAACAGCACCTGCATGTCCTGGCGGTGCTCGAGGAACAAGCGCTGGGCTGCATGGTACGCGATGCCCCCGAACTTCCCACCCAGGCAGTGCTAGAAGCCATTGCGCGGATCAAGCAGTCCGGCGAGATGCAACGGATCATCGAGCACTACGGCGACATACGACAACAGGCGGCTCCGCCCTCGGTGGCGGAGCGTCCCGCGCACATCACTCCTGGCCAGAAGTCTCACTGA
- a CDS encoding EamA family transporter, producing MSMSRRDLFAGVLVTVLWGCNFSVIELGLKTLDPYLLTLLRFTFCAVPLVFFIKRPVGVSLVVLAGYGAMFGAGLWWTVNFAMYNGLSPGMSSVFLQFSAFFTIGCSALFLGERINVVHLGGMVFAVAGLLLMLLGSEPSTSYGILLVLLAALAWSLCNLLVKVKRPAQMMAFIIWSSLFSVPVILLLTLVTQGVAPFASLGRGLAWEALFSIAFQSYVTTLLGYLVWNNLMKKYPATHVAPLSLLVPVSGLLASYLLHEEVLSVAQCVAIGLVLVGIAIFLNATVLSTIVASRRISSTGASQGH from the coding sequence ATGAGCATGAGTCGGCGAGACCTGTTTGCCGGTGTACTGGTGACCGTGCTTTGGGGTTGCAACTTTTCCGTGATCGAACTGGGGCTCAAGACGCTTGACCCTTATCTTTTGACATTGCTGCGCTTCACCTTCTGCGCCGTGCCGCTGGTGTTCTTCATCAAGCGTCCGGTCGGCGTTTCCCTTGTCGTGCTGGCAGGGTATGGCGCGATGTTCGGAGCAGGCCTGTGGTGGACGGTCAATTTCGCCATGTACAACGGCCTGTCACCGGGCATGTCTTCGGTATTCCTGCAGTTCAGCGCCTTTTTCACCATTGGCTGCAGCGCGCTGTTCCTGGGTGAGCGAATCAATGTCGTGCACCTCGGGGGCATGGTGTTCGCCGTTGCAGGTTTGTTGCTGATGCTGCTTGGCAGTGAGCCCTCTACCTCGTACGGCATCCTCCTCGTACTGCTTGCGGCGCTTGCCTGGTCGTTATGCAACCTGCTGGTCAAGGTCAAGCGACCGGCGCAGATGATGGCATTCATCATCTGGTCGAGCCTGTTCTCGGTGCCGGTGATTCTGTTGCTGACCCTGGTGACTCAAGGAGTGGCGCCCTTCGCCAGCCTGGGGCGAGGTTTGGCCTGGGAGGCGCTGTTCTCGATCGCCTTCCAAAGCTATGTCACCACGTTGTTGGGGTATCTGGTCTGGAACAACCTTATGAAAAAGTACCCGGCAACCCATGTCGCGCCACTTTCACTACTGGTTCCCGTTTCTGGCTTGCTGGCGTCATACCTGCTCCATGAAGAGGTACTGAGCGTTGCCCAGTGCGTTGCCATTGGCCTTGTCCTGGTCGGTATCGCGATCTTCCTGAATGCTACGGTGTTGTCGACAATCGTGGCCTCCAGGCGGATTTCGTCTACTGGGGCGTCGCAAGGTCATTGA
- a CDS encoding DUF2938 domain-containing protein, giving the protein MNALVLVFSIVLVAIGATLVMDLWTYLLKRLGVATLSYAMVGRWAGHLFKGRWRHAAIGQAAPVGGELYWGWAIHYGTGLMFAMVLVIFAGEGWLRAPTLWPALLFGVVSVLVPLCVVQPAFGAGYFASRTPAPLRACLRSLATHGVFGFGLFLSALALAEVRGFA; this is encoded by the coding sequence ATGAATGCGCTCGTGCTGGTCTTTTCTATCGTGCTGGTCGCCATCGGCGCGACCCTGGTCATGGACTTGTGGACTTACCTGCTCAAGCGGTTGGGCGTCGCCACCCTGAGCTACGCCATGGTCGGCCGCTGGGCTGGGCACCTGTTCAAGGGGCGCTGGCGTCACGCGGCGATTGGCCAGGCAGCGCCAGTAGGCGGCGAGCTGTACTGGGGCTGGGCGATTCATTACGGCACGGGTTTGATGTTCGCGATGGTGCTGGTGATCTTTGCCGGGGAAGGCTGGTTGCGCGCGCCGACCCTGTGGCCTGCCTTGCTGTTTGGAGTGGTTTCGGTGCTGGTTCCATTGTGCGTGGTGCAGCCGGCGTTTGGCGCAGGCTATTTTGCCAGCCGTACTCCGGCGCCGCTCAGGGCCTGCCTGCGTAGCCTTGCCACGCATGGGGTGTTCGGCTTCGGCCTGTTCCTCAGCGCGCTTGCGTTGGCCGAAGTGCGTGGGTTTGCCTGA
- a CDS encoding helix-turn-helix domain-containing protein, with product MDIADVARRTGVPASTLRYYANKGLLTSLAGPGQRRQFPADTPERLALIALGQAAGFSLDEVAAMLVEHRVDRQMLLAKADEIERRIKRLQAMSKGLRHAAVCPQENHLHCPNFQRLLQVSSRQSKRGKAPDKA from the coding sequence ATGGATATCGCCGACGTCGCCCGGCGCACGGGCGTACCCGCCTCGACACTGCGTTACTACGCGAACAAGGGCCTGCTCACCTCGCTCGCAGGCCCCGGCCAGCGCCGACAGTTCCCCGCCGACACACCGGAGCGCCTGGCGCTGATCGCCCTCGGCCAGGCCGCCGGCTTTTCCCTGGACGAAGTGGCGGCAATGCTGGTGGAGCACCGGGTCGACCGACAGATGCTGCTGGCCAAGGCCGATGAGATCGAGCGCCGGATCAAACGCTTGCAGGCCATGAGCAAAGGCCTGCGCCATGCGGCGGTGTGCCCCCAGGAGAACCATTTGCACTGCCCCAACTTCCAGCGCTTGCTGCAGGTGTCGTCCAGGCAGAGCAAGCGCGGCAAAGCGCCAGACAAGGCCTGA
- the ligA gene encoding NAD-dependent DNA ligase LigA, with product MNAEPRIHELRAELDQHNYRYYVLDEPSVPDAEYDRLFNELKALEAEHPHLVTPDSPTQRVGGAALAAFSQVRHEIPMLSLGNAFEEDDLRDFDRRVVEGLDLQGGDLFAARAVVDYSCEPKLDGLAVSLLYRDGQLVQGATRGDGTTGEDISANVRTVRNIPLKLQGEGWPAVLEVRGEVYMSKAGFDRLNAAQAEAGGKTFANPRNAAAGSLRQLDSKITASRPLEFCCYGVGQVSEPFGDSHIGILEKLKTWGLPISRELRHAAGIEECLAYYRDIGARRNELPYEIDGVVFKVNALASQRELGFRAREPRWAIAHKFPAMEELTEVLDVEFQVGRTGAVTPVARLKPVKVAGVTVSNATLHNMDEIARLGLRIGDTVIIRRAGDVIPQVMQVVLERRPEGARAVEVPSACPVCGSQVERTQLVKRSKGKETTSEGAVYRCVGRLSCAAQLKQAIIHYVSRRAMDIDGLGEKSVEQLVDENLIRSPADLYQLKFEQVVALEGFAEVSSRKLLEAIEASKRPSLARFIYALGIPDVGEETAKVLARSLGSLARVQVALPQVLTYLPDIGLEVAYEIHNFFEDEHNRAVIGQLLDSGMQLQEEGELAAEFAASTTLAGMLAKLDIPSVGPTGAEKLVDKLGTLDKIIAADGIDLRQALNTKAAEGVREFFKVEANQQLARAIEAQLLDFGMHWSCEKKTAEGLPLAGQTWVLTGTLERMSRDVAKDKLESLGAKVAGSVSGKTHCVVAGPGAGSKLAKAAELGVAVMDEEAFVGFLAERGISV from the coding sequence ATGAACGCCGAACCCCGAATCCATGAGCTGCGTGCCGAGCTCGACCAGCACAACTACCGCTACTACGTACTCGACGAACCCAGTGTCCCGGACGCCGAATACGACCGCCTGTTCAACGAGCTCAAGGCGCTGGAGGCCGAGCATCCGCATCTGGTGACGCCCGATTCACCGACCCAGCGCGTCGGTGGCGCGGCGCTTGCGGCATTCAGCCAGGTTCGTCATGAAATCCCCATGCTCAGCCTGGGCAACGCTTTCGAGGAAGATGACCTGCGCGACTTCGATCGCCGCGTGGTCGAGGGCCTCGACCTGCAGGGCGGCGACTTGTTCGCCGCGCGCGCCGTCGTCGACTACAGCTGCGAGCCCAAGCTCGACGGCTTGGCGGTGAGCCTGCTGTACCGCGATGGGCAGTTGGTGCAGGGCGCCACCCGCGGTGATGGCACTACCGGCGAGGACATCAGCGCCAACGTCCGCACCGTGCGCAACATCCCGCTGAAACTGCAAGGCGAAGGTTGGCCGGCGGTGCTGGAAGTGCGTGGCGAGGTGTACATGAGCAAGGCCGGTTTCGACCGGCTCAACGCCGCCCAGGCCGAAGCCGGCGGCAAGACCTTCGCCAACCCACGCAACGCTGCCGCCGGCAGCCTGCGCCAGCTGGATTCGAAAATCACTGCCAGCCGCCCGCTGGAGTTCTGTTGCTACGGTGTCGGCCAGGTGTCGGAGCCATTCGGCGACAGCCATATCGGTATTCTCGAGAAGCTCAAGACCTGGGGCTTGCCGATCAGTCGCGAGCTGCGCCACGCCGCCGGCATCGAAGAGTGCCTGGCCTATTACCGCGACATCGGCGCCCGGCGCAACGAGCTGCCCTACGAGATCGATGGCGTGGTGTTCAAGGTCAATGCCCTGGCCTCCCAGCGTGAGCTGGGCTTCCGCGCCCGTGAGCCGCGCTGGGCCATCGCCCACAAGTTCCCGGCCATGGAAGAGCTCACCGAGGTGCTCGATGTCGAGTTCCAGGTTGGTCGTACCGGCGCGGTGACCCCGGTGGCGCGCTTGAAGCCGGTCAAGGTTGCCGGTGTCACCGTGTCCAACGCCACCTTGCACAACATGGACGAAATCGCCCGCCTGGGCCTGCGCATCGGCGACACGGTGATCATTCGCCGGGCCGGCGACGTAATCCCGCAGGTGATGCAGGTGGTGCTCGAGCGCCGCCCCGAGGGCGCGCGCGCGGTCGAAGTGCCCAGCGCCTGTCCGGTGTGTGGCTCGCAGGTCGAGCGCACCCAACTGGTCAAGCGCAGCAAGGGCAAGGAAACCACCAGCGAAGGCGCGGTGTACCGCTGCGTTGGTCGTCTGAGCTGCGCCGCCCAGCTCAAGCAGGCGATCATCCACTACGTGTCGCGCCGGGCCATGGATATCGACGGCCTGGGCGAGAAGAGCGTCGAGCAGTTGGTCGATGAAAACCTGATTCGTTCACCGGCCGACCTGTATCAGCTCAAGTTCGAGCAGGTGGTCGCCCTCGAAGGCTTTGCCGAGGTGTCCAGTCGCAAGCTGCTGGAGGCCATCGAGGCCAGTAAGCGCCCAAGCCTGGCGCGCTTCATCTACGCCTTGGGCATTCCCGATGTGGGAGAGGAGACCGCCAAGGTGCTGGCGCGTTCGCTGGGCAGTCTGGCACGGGTTCAGGTGGCCTTGCCCCAGGTTTTGACCTACCTGCCGGACATCGGCCTTGAAGTTGCCTACGAGATCCACAACTTCTTCGAGGACGAGCACAACCGTGCGGTGATCGGGCAATTGCTCGACAGCGGCATGCAGTTGCAGGAAGAGGGCGAGCTGGCTGCTGAGTTCGCTGCCAGCACCACGCTCGCCGGCATGCTTGCCAAACTCGACATTCCGTCGGTGGGGCCGACCGGGGCCGAGAAGCTGGTGGACAAGCTGGGCACCCTGGACAAGATCATCGCCGCTGACGGCATCGACCTGCGTCAGGCGTTGAATACCAAGGCGGCCGAGGGCGTGCGCGAGTTCTTCAAGGTCGAGGCCAACCAGCAGCTGGCCCGTGCTATCGAAGCCCAGTTGCTGGACTTCGGCATGCACTGGTCGTGCGAGAAGAAAACTGCCGAGGGCCTGCCCCTGGCCGGCCAGACCTGGGTGTTGACCGGTACCCTGGAGCGCATGAGCCGCGACGTCGCCAAGGACAAGCTGGAAAGCTTGGGGGCGAAGGTGGCGGGCTCGGTATCCGGCAAGACTCACTGCGTGGTCGCCGGCCCCGGTGCAGGCTCCAAGCTGGCCAAGGCCGCTGAGCTGGGCGTTGCGGTGATGGACGAGGAGGCGTTCGTAGGCTTCCTGGCGGAGCGTGGTATCAGCGTCTGA